Proteins encoded in a region of the Pseudobacteroides sp. genome:
- a CDS encoding homoserine dehydrogenase, with product MIFVAVLGYGVVGSGVVEVIKKNRLSISQRAGEEICVKKILDIRDFADSPDRELLTKNSDDVFNDDSIKVVVETIGGVGIAYKFTKMALSKGKHVITSNKELVATHGPELLKMAADNNVHYHFEASVGGGIPIIRPLNNCLAANEINGITGILNGTTNYILTQMNRHGKDFDSALKEAQANGYAEADPTADIEGHDACRKIAILSSIAYNEYVDYRKIVTEGITKLTLADMHYAEMCGSVIKLVGRSVKADGKIYASVGPALINKSHPLANVEDVFNAIVVRGDAIGDAMFYGRGAGKLPTASAVVADVIDVVKHSENSGKNVWTINTEENMMDPDVMETRFYIRLKVNNRDGAEELVKSTFRSVEWIPSEIKAAKEELVFISEKEAEGMLKKKVKELIGNPYINEVAGIIRVLED from the coding sequence ATGATTTTTGTTGCAGTTTTAGGCTATGGAGTAGTTGGATCAGGCGTTGTGGAAGTTATTAAGAAAAACAGGCTCAGTATAAGTCAAAGAGCTGGTGAAGAAATATGCGTAAAAAAGATTTTAGATATACGTGATTTTGCTGATAGCCCCGATAGGGAGCTGCTTACCAAGAATTCCGATGATGTTTTTAATGACGATTCAATTAAGGTTGTAGTAGAGACAATTGGCGGTGTCGGTATTGCATATAAATTTACCAAGATGGCTTTATCCAAGGGTAAGCATGTAATAACCTCAAATAAGGAGTTGGTTGCTACTCATGGGCCTGAGCTTCTTAAAATGGCTGCCGATAACAATGTACATTATCATTTTGAGGCTAGCGTCGGTGGTGGTATACCCATTATAAGACCTCTCAATAATTGTCTGGCTGCCAATGAAATAAACGGAATTACAGGTATTTTAAACGGTACAACCAATTATATTCTTACCCAGATGAACAGGCACGGCAAGGATTTTGATTCTGCATTAAAGGAAGCTCAAGCCAATGGGTATGCTGAAGCAGACCCTACAGCTGATATTGAGGGACATGATGCATGCAGAAAGATAGCAATATTATCTTCTATTGCTTATAATGAATATGTAGATTATAGGAAAATTGTAACAGAAGGAATAACAAAGCTTACACTTGCAGATATGCACTATGCAGAAATGTGCGGATCGGTCATCAAGCTGGTTGGCAGAAGTGTTAAGGCAGACGGGAAAATATATGCATCAGTAGGTCCTGCACTCATTAATAAGAGTCACCCTCTTGCAAATGTGGAAGATGTATTTAATGCAATTGTTGTAAGGGGAGATGCCATAGGAGATGCAATGTTTTATGGCCGGGGGGCAGGAAAGCTGCCTACCGCTAGTGCTGTTGTCGCAGATGTTATTGATGTTGTGAAACACAGCGAAAACAGCGGCAAAAATGTTTGGACTATAAATACCGAAGAAAACATGATGGATCCAGATGTAATGGAGACACGTTTTTATATAAGACTAAAGGTAAATAATAGAGATGGGGCGGAGGAGCTTGTTAAAAGTACATTCCGCTCGGTTGAGTGGATACCTTCTGAAATAAAGGCAGCAAAAGAAGAGCTTGTTTTCATTTCTGAAAAAGAAGCTGAGGGAATGCTAAAGAAAAAAGTTAAGGAATTAATAGGCAACCCTTACATAAATGAAGTTGCAGGTATTATAAGGGTATTAGAAGATTAG
- a CDS encoding GatB/YqeY domain-containing protein encodes MSLKEKLLEDMKIAMREKDTLRKNAIQMVRSAILQVEKDSKVILDDDSIIDVIGKEVKKRRDSLSEFEKSGRQDLIDNLKTEIDVLMQYLPEQLSEEELENIVKQAIQDTGASSMKDIGKVMQAVMPNVKGRADGKIINQIIKKILG; translated from the coding sequence CCATGAGGGAAAAGGACACTCTTAGGAAAAATGCTATCCAAATGGTGAGATCAGCAATCCTTCAAGTGGAAAAAGACAGCAAAGTAATCCTTGATGATGATAGTATAATTGATGTTATTGGCAAAGAAGTCAAAAAGAGAAGAGATTCGCTTTCTGAATTCGAAAAAAGCGGCAGACAGGATCTTATCGATAATCTTAAAACTGAAATAGATGTTTTGATGCAATATCTACCAGAACAGCTTTCTGAAGAAGAACTTGAGAACATTGTCAAGCAGGCAATCCAAGATACAGGTGCTTCATCAATGAAGGATATTGGCAAGGTAATGCAAGCTGTAATGCCAAATGTTAAGGGTAGAGCTGATGGAAAAATCATAAATCAGATAATAAAAAAGATTCTAGGATAA
- a CDS encoding aspartate kinase encodes MKVCKFGGTSLASAEQIIKVCDIITSDPERRLAVVSAPGKRTKEDIKVTDLLISCADKYIKTGEAVEEMNAVIKRFDDIAKDLGLDSNITDIIAEDMKKRLSGPVTHEGMFMDLLKAAGEDNSAKIVAAYLKSKGHEAQYVNPKDAGLFLSDEFGNARVLPESFDNLKALNNYKGIIIFPGFFGYSKAGEVVTFPRGGSDITGSILAAAVCADVYENFTDVDSVFAANPNIVPDAKAISVFTYREMRELSYAGFSVLHEETLEPVYRKGIPVCIKNTNNPEAPGTMIVKERSQNGDIVAGIAGDVGFSTLYISKYMMNREVGFGRKVLQILEEQGLSYEHVPSGIDNMSVVVRTKQLTDEKEKLVIKRIKDELAVDDIEIVPNLALVMVVGEGMRHTVGLAARATNALAAVGVNVEMINQGSSEVSMMFGVRSSECETAIKVLYREFFNV; translated from the coding sequence ATGAAAGTATGTAAATTTGGAGGGACTTCCCTCGCATCAGCTGAACAGATAATAAAGGTTTGCGATATTATAACATCTGACCCTGAAAGAAGGCTTGCAGTTGTTTCTGCACCAGGTAAGAGAACCAAGGAGGATATAAAGGTTACAGATTTACTTATCAGTTGTGCCGATAAATATATTAAGACTGGTGAGGCAGTAGAAGAGATGAATGCTGTTATTAAGCGGTTTGATGATATTGCTAAAGACTTAGGGCTGGACAGCAACATAACTGATATTATTGCAGAAGATATGAAAAAACGCTTATCAGGCCCTGTAACTCATGAAGGAATGTTTATGGATCTTTTAAAGGCTGCTGGGGAAGACAATTCTGCAAAAATAGTTGCTGCTTACTTAAAGAGCAAAGGACATGAAGCACAATATGTAAATCCAAAGGATGCAGGCTTATTCTTAAGCGATGAGTTTGGCAATGCCAGGGTACTTCCGGAGTCTTTCGATAATCTCAAGGCATTGAACAATTATAAAGGAATCATAATTTTTCCAGGATTTTTCGGCTACTCAAAAGCAGGGGAAGTGGTGACTTTCCCAAGGGGCGGTTCCGACATAACGGGATCGATTTTAGCAGCTGCGGTTTGTGCTGATGTTTATGAAAACTTTACTGATGTTGATTCAGTTTTCGCAGCAAATCCCAATATAGTACCTGATGCAAAAGCAATAAGCGTGTTTACTTATAGAGAAATGAGGGAATTATCCTATGCAGGATTTTCCGTGCTTCATGAAGAAACCCTTGAGCCGGTTTATAGAAAAGGAATTCCTGTATGTATAAAGAATACAAATAATCCCGAAGCTCCCGGCACAATGATAGTTAAGGAGAGAAGCCAAAACGGTGACATTGTTGCGGGTATAGCAGGAGATGTAGGATTTAGCACCTTATATATCAGTAAATATATGATGAACAGGGAAGTGGGATTTGGCCGAAAGGTTCTTCAAATACTTGAAGAGCAAGGTTTGTCATATGAGCATGTTCCTTCGGGAATTGACAACATGTCAGTTGTAGTAAGGACAAAGCAGTTAACTGATGAGAAAGAAAAGCTGGTTATTAAAAGAATAAAGGATGAGCTGGCTGTTGATGATATCGAAATAGTACCTAACCTGGCACTGGTTATGGTTGTTGGTGAGGGAATGAGACATACCGTTGGATTGGCGGCAAGAGCAACAAACGCTTTGGCTGCAGTTGGAGTTAACGTGGAAATGATAAACCAGGGCTCATCCGAGGTAAGTATGATGTTCGGCGTCAGGTCTAGTGAATGTGAAACAGCTATAAAGGTTTTGTATAGAGAGTTTTTTAATGTCTAG